In the genome of Photobacterium sp. TY1-4, one region contains:
- the crr gene encoding PTS glucose transporter subunit IIA: MGLFDKLKKLVSDDNNEAGAIDIIAPLSGEIVNIEDVPDVVFAEKIVGDGIAIKPAGNKMVAPVNGTIGKIFETNHAFSIESDDGIELFVHFGIDTVELKGEGFTRVAEEGQTVKIGDTIIEFDLALLEEKAKSTLTPVVISNMDEIKELNKLSGPTTVGETPVLRVKK; the protein is encoded by the coding sequence ATGGGTCTGTTTGACAAATTGAAGAAGCTGGTATCAGACGACAACAACGAAGCGGGTGCTATTGACATCATCGCACCGCTGTCTGGCGAGATCGTGAACATCGAAGATGTGCCAGATGTTGTGTTTGCAGAAAAAATCGTTGGTGATGGTATCGCAATTAAGCCAGCTGGCAACAAAATGGTTGCCCCGGTAAACGGCACAATCGGCAAAATTTTCGAAACTAACCACGCGTTCTCTATCGAGTCTGACGATGGCATCGAACTGTTTGTTCACTTCGGTATCGACACCGTTGAACTGAAAGGTGAAGGCTTCACCCGCGTGGCGGAAGAAGGCCAAACGGTGAAAATCGGTGACACGATTATCGAATTCGATCTGGCTCTGCTGGAAGAAAAAGCAAAATCGACGCTGACACCTGTTGTTATCTCAAACATGGACGAAATCAAAGAACTGAACAAGCTGTCTGGCCCAACCACTGTGGGTGAAACACCAGTTCTGCGCGTGAAAAAGTAA
- a CDS encoding Dyp-type peroxidase: MTHPQPAILPEAGPFALYVVLKVIGDQAAVVRQCQKWHDSLAELNHQQPDAHLRASVAFGRSFWQSLGQTLPSQFDDFRPLGSGEITAPATGGDVLLHLNSSRHDLNFFALRQFLQPIAEAVEILDETYGYRYLDARDMTGFIDGTENPKTLESRGEVALIPDGEFTGGSFVMVQRFVHNLPAWHRLNVKAQEKVIGRTKPDSVELDDVPENSHVGRVDIKEEGKGLKIVRHSLPYGTVSGDHGLLFIAYCHTQHNFHAMLESMYGETDGKTDTMLRFTRAVTGAYFFAPSLEMLNTL; encoded by the coding sequence ATGACTCACCCTCAACCTGCAATTTTGCCGGAAGCGGGCCCTTTTGCACTTTACGTTGTGCTGAAGGTGATTGGAGATCAGGCGGCCGTGGTTCGTCAGTGCCAGAAATGGCATGACAGCCTGGCTGAATTGAATCATCAACAACCGGATGCCCACCTGCGGGCCAGCGTGGCATTCGGCCGGTCATTCTGGCAGAGCCTGGGCCAGACACTACCGTCACAGTTTGATGATTTCCGCCCGCTGGGGAGCGGGGAGATCACTGCGCCGGCAACAGGCGGCGATGTGTTGCTGCACCTGAACTCCAGCCGTCATGATCTTAATTTCTTCGCGCTGCGTCAGTTCCTGCAGCCCATCGCGGAAGCGGTTGAGATCCTGGATGAGACCTATGGCTACCGTTATCTCGATGCGCGGGACATGACCGGGTTCATTGACGGTACAGAAAACCCGAAAACCCTGGAATCGCGCGGTGAAGTGGCTCTGATCCCGGACGGTGAGTTTACCGGGGGCAGCTTCGTTATGGTGCAACGGTTTGTCCATAACCTGCCGGCCTGGCATCGCCTGAACGTCAAGGCGCAGGAGAAAGTAATTGGCCGGACCAAGCCGGACTCGGTTGAGCTCGACGATGTGCCGGAAAATTCACATGTGGGCCGGGTGGATATCAAAGAGGAAGGGAAAGGCTTGAAGATTGTTCGTCACAGCCTGCCTTATGGCACGGTGAGCGGCGATCATGGCCTGTTGTTTATCGCATATTGCCATACTCAGCATAACTTTCATGCGATGCTCGAGAGCATGTATGGGGAAACGGATGGCAAAACAGACACCATGCTGCGCTTTACCCGCGCGGTGACCGGTGCTTACTTCTTCGCCCCGTCGCTGGAGATGCTCAATACACTGTAA
- a CDS encoding GGDEF domain-containing protein produces the protein MKKNHAVLLSLLLMVLAQPAFALDPVSLQLRWLHQAQFAGFYMAKEKGFYRDAGLDVTIKPGGNHKVPITEVLSGRAEFGVGNTEVLVAYGHGFPVTAMAAIFQHSPSVLIARADRDIQTIHDLIGKRVMMFAGAEDAELLVLLARNEIYLTDLEQITTSADIDDLLNGKIDAFNGYLTNEPYYLQAQGEPALIFNPADYGVSFYSDILFTHQEFARSHPGAVERFRTASLKGWYYALTHIEETLDVIERDYQPKKSRQHLAFELESSAKMIMSDLIEIGHMNPNRWQTIADELSQLNIIPHTHIDEEFLFPQRAELTWKDVKLWLQSGIMLLGGTILVITYLTLVNRKLKREIARRIEAEQKASEMARKDTLTGIANRYALVEELHRVVSQVAPYQAKPALLFIDLDDFKQVNDTYGHHAGDRILQQFCARVSTLLTSRRSFFARLAGDEFVILLEATAKDEANALVSLVSATAQHPFPHEQTQIQIGASVGITFYRPGDTPDYFLSRADNMMYRNKRRSQKERLESGQTIVAS, from the coding sequence GTGAAAAAAAACCACGCCGTGCTGCTATCTTTGCTCTTGATGGTTCTGGCTCAACCAGCCTTCGCGCTGGATCCGGTCAGCCTGCAGCTGCGTTGGCTTCACCAGGCACAATTTGCCGGGTTTTACATGGCCAAAGAAAAGGGATTCTACCGAGATGCCGGGCTAGACGTGACCATCAAACCCGGCGGAAACCATAAGGTCCCCATTACCGAAGTCCTCAGCGGCCGGGCAGAATTCGGGGTCGGGAATACCGAAGTTCTGGTGGCCTATGGTCATGGGTTTCCGGTCACCGCCATGGCCGCCATTTTTCAACATTCCCCATCCGTCCTGATCGCCCGGGCTGACCGCGACATCCAAACCATTCATGACCTAATCGGCAAACGGGTGATGATGTTTGCCGGAGCCGAAGATGCCGAGCTCCTGGTGCTGCTGGCCCGCAATGAGATATATCTGACCGATCTGGAGCAAATTACCACGTCTGCCGACATCGACGATTTACTGAACGGAAAGATCGATGCTTTCAATGGCTACCTCACCAATGAGCCCTATTACCTCCAAGCGCAGGGAGAGCCCGCCTTAATTTTCAACCCGGCGGATTACGGGGTCAGTTTTTACAGCGACATTCTCTTTACCCATCAGGAATTCGCCCGCTCCCACCCCGGCGCCGTTGAACGCTTCCGGACCGCCAGCCTGAAAGGCTGGTACTATGCCCTGACCCACATTGAAGAAACGCTGGACGTGATCGAACGGGATTACCAACCGAAGAAAAGCCGCCAACATCTGGCTTTCGAACTCGAATCCAGCGCCAAAATGATCATGTCTGATCTGATCGAAATCGGGCACATGAACCCGAATCGCTGGCAAACGATCGCCGACGAGCTCAGTCAACTCAATATCATTCCCCACACCCACATCGATGAAGAGTTTCTTTTTCCTCAGCGGGCGGAGCTGACCTGGAAGGATGTCAAACTGTGGTTGCAGTCCGGCATCATGCTGCTGGGCGGAACGATTCTGGTGATCACCTACTTAACCCTGGTCAACCGGAAACTGAAGCGAGAAATCGCCCGCCGGATCGAAGCTGAGCAAAAAGCATCGGAAATGGCCCGCAAGGATACCTTAACCGGGATTGCCAACCGCTATGCTCTGGTCGAAGAGCTGCATCGGGTCGTCAGCCAGGTGGCGCCCTATCAAGCCAAACCGGCCCTGCTTTTTATCGATCTGGATGATTTTAAACAGGTCAATGATACCTATGGCCACCACGCCGGCGATCGGATTTTGCAGCAATTCTGCGCCCGGGTGAGCACCCTACTGACGAGCCGGCGCAGCTTCTTTGCCCGCCTGGCCGGAGATGAATTTGTGATCCTGCTGGAAGCCACCGCGAAGGATGAAGCCAATGCGCTGGTCAGCCTGGTATCCGCCACGGCGCAGCATCCCTTCCCCCACGAGCAAACGCAGATCCAAATTGGAGCCAGCGTCGGTATTACCTTCTACCGGCCAGGGGACACCCCGGACTATTTCCTGTCCCGAGCAGATAACATGATGTACAGAAACAAAAGGCGCTCCCAGAAGGAGCGCCTTGAATCCGGTCAAACTATAGTTGCGTCTTAA
- a CDS encoding DUF2919 domain-containing protein, whose amino-acid sequence MKVVIVVEIHNLRLHCMNRERKWRTGLLYPIEAYDKHGLLKPSGMLWLALAFSAKAWLIFLMAGASRAQGAQILEVIYPLRDHLYVGMGMGLPALLLMWLSGQRYKQNQWITAIWQQGKVILLLAYLADGLSQGYQLALSQGAFRWPQAVNLLLTLWLSAYLIRSTRVRNTFADQPDKG is encoded by the coding sequence GTGAAAGTTGTCATTGTGGTTGAAATCCATAACCTGCGTCTCCATTGCATGAACAGAGAGCGTAAATGGAGAACCGGTTTGCTTTATCCGATCGAAGCCTATGACAAACATGGTTTATTGAAACCTTCCGGGATGCTGTGGCTGGCCCTGGCGTTTAGTGCCAAAGCCTGGCTGATTTTTCTGATGGCCGGTGCCAGCCGGGCGCAGGGCGCACAGATCCTGGAAGTGATTTACCCCCTGCGCGACCATTTGTATGTCGGTATGGGGATGGGGTTGCCGGCGCTGCTCTTGATGTGGCTCTCCGGGCAACGATACAAACAGAATCAATGGATCACCGCCATTTGGCAGCAGGGGAAAGTGATTTTACTGCTTGCTTATTTGGCCGATGGTCTGTCGCAAGGGTATCAACTGGCGCTGAGCCAGGGTGCTTTTCGCTGGCCACAAGCCGTCAATTTGCTGCTGACCCTTTGGTTATCGGCTTATTTGATCAGAAGTACCCGCGTCCGCAATACCTTTGCTGACCAACCTGATAAGGGGTAA
- a CDS encoding DUF2956 domain-containing protein, giving the protein MSTSKKQAAPSPETQAEAMQIARATQKPGQTKEQTKLIAQGIQKGIEQYKKQQKAKARERDKLRKKQSKERQPAQPEQDGSQHDTSGQTVIRKQHWLPWLLLMASWCGFAAYLLQS; this is encoded by the coding sequence ATGTCAACCAGTAAGAAACAAGCCGCGCCTTCACCGGAAACCCAGGCAGAAGCCATGCAGATTGCCCGAGCGACCCAAAAACCGGGTCAGACCAAAGAGCAAACCAAGCTCATCGCACAGGGTATCCAGAAAGGGATCGAGCAATACAAAAAACAGCAAAAAGCCAAAGCCCGTGAGCGGGACAAGCTACGGAAAAAACAGAGCAAAGAAAGGCAACCAGCGCAGCCGGAGCAAGACGGCTCCCAACACGACACCAGCGGTCAGACCGTGATCCGAAAACAACACTGGCTGCCCTGGCTCCTACTCATGGCATCCTGGTGCGGATTCGCCGCTTACCTGTTGCAATCCTAG
- a CDS encoding DUF1499 domain-containing protein, whose product MKYLSPAVLIGLLLTGCSHGETTATSLPDRTGQHCGVKPNCVSTLESREDFRLAPFQLNEQGQAHWAEIQTLALSLPGASLGQQQQHYLRVECRSKIFRFVDDFELRLSGDTLVVRSESRVGYSDFGVNRERADLFRAKLQAAGYLK is encoded by the coding sequence ATGAAATACCTCAGCCCGGCGGTCTTGATTGGCCTGCTGCTCACCGGCTGCAGCCATGGTGAGACAACGGCGACCTCCCTGCCGGATCGCACCGGACAGCATTGCGGTGTGAAGCCGAATTGTGTCTCCACTTTAGAATCACGTGAAGACTTCCGTCTGGCGCCATTCCAGCTCAACGAGCAAGGGCAAGCCCATTGGGCTGAGATCCAGACGCTGGCCCTGTCGCTGCCGGGGGCCAGCCTGGGCCAGCAACAGCAGCACTACCTGCGGGTCGAATGCCGGAGTAAGATTTTCCGTTTCGTGGATGATTTCGAACTGAGGTTAAGCGGCGACACCTTAGTGGTACGCTCAGAATCCAGGGTCGGCTACTCAGATTTTGGCGTGAATCGCGAGCGGGCAGACTTGTTCCGCGCCAAACTGCAAGCCGCCGGGTATCTAAAGTAA
- a CDS encoding TIGR02808 family protein: MSTLESIIWHVLGYAAMPVIILTGFAAVAAISIGLLSLGKDRRVD, translated from the coding sequence ATGAGTACATTAGAATCGATTATCTGGCATGTGTTGGGGTATGCGGCCATGCCGGTGATTATCCTGACCGGCTTTGCGGCGGTGGCGGCCATTTCCATCGGGTTGTTATCGTTGGGAAAAGATCGGCGCGTTGACTAA
- a CDS encoding NapC/NirT family cytochrome c, protein MKLLKNFWRRMASPSKVAAGLVLFMGFMGGLLFWGAFNTGMEATNTEAFCSGCHAPIVKEIRETIHYSNRSGVRAICSDCHVPHNWTDKIVRKVQASKELVAFAMGTIDTEDKFKERRGYLANREWHRMKNNDSQECRNCHNFEYMDFSEQGPRSVKQHSTALASGEKTCVDCHKGIAHKLPDMKDVEGW, encoded by the coding sequence ATGAAATTATTGAAAAATTTTTGGCGCAGGATGGCGTCGCCGAGCAAGGTGGCGGCCGGGCTGGTGCTCTTTATGGGCTTTATGGGCGGCTTGTTATTCTGGGGGGCGTTTAATACCGGGATGGAAGCGACCAATACCGAGGCGTTTTGCTCCGGTTGCCATGCGCCGATCGTGAAAGAGATCCGTGAGACGATCCATTACTCCAACCGCTCCGGGGTGCGGGCGATTTGTTCAGACTGTCATGTGCCGCATAACTGGACCGATAAAATCGTGCGGAAGGTCCAGGCGTCGAAAGAGCTGGTGGCTTTTGCGATGGGAACGATCGATACCGAGGATAAATTCAAGGAGCGCCGGGGCTATCTGGCGAACCGGGAATGGCATCGGATGAAGAATAACGATTCCCAGGAGTGCCGGAACTGCCATAACTTTGAATATATGGACTTTTCAGAGCAGGGACCGCGGAGCGTGAAGCAGCACTCGACCGCGCTGGCGTCCGGTGAGAAAACCTGCGTGGATTGCCACAAGGGGATTGCGCACAAGCTGCCGGATATGAAAGACGTGGAAGGCTGGTGA
- a CDS encoding nitrate reductase cytochrome c-type subunit translates to MKRLVLAVMAVGMLVAGAVQSAEELHNPGGIGGVESLRGMTELESTRPADAMKRFPRDRDTIDSDYVYQPPLVPHTIRNYEVSLNANKCLACHSWKNANEMGATKISVTHYQTREGQVLSDVSPRRYFCLQCHVPQADAKPLVDNTFQRVDALRSK, encoded by the coding sequence ATGAAACGATTAGTGTTAGCGGTCATGGCGGTAGGGATGCTGGTCGCCGGTGCCGTACAGAGTGCAGAAGAGCTTCATAATCCAGGTGGGATTGGGGGCGTGGAATCGCTTCGTGGGATGACTGAGCTGGAGTCAACGCGCCCGGCCGATGCCATGAAACGTTTCCCGCGTGATCGGGACACGATTGACAGTGATTATGTGTATCAGCCGCCGCTGGTGCCGCATACCATCCGCAATTACGAAGTCTCGCTCAATGCCAATAAATGCCTGGCCTGCCATAGCTGGAAAAACGCCAACGAGATGGGGGCGACCAAGATCAGTGTGACCCATTATCAGACGCGCGAAGGCCAGGTGCTGTCGGATGTGTCGCCGCGTCGCTACTTCTGCCTGCAATGCCATGTGCCTCAGGCGGATGCCAAGCCGCTGGTGGACAATACCTTCCAGCGTGTTGATGCGCTGCGCAGTAAGTAG